A single region of the Pseudomonadota bacterium genome encodes:
- a CDS encoding DEAD/DEAH box helicase: MPPVIKLSDQNELVNPKDFLYGKFPFDKFNPVQSRIYEIYDKQANVVVASTTASGKTVCAEIIASYEIRKHGGKIAYLAPMKALAKEKTDDWGDADHHFADLKVSICTGDYRLTPQRKKELDEADIIILTPEMMNSRIRNYASEHNEWLKSIKVLILDEAHLLTVPGRGDHLEVGLMKFCEINPDARIVALSATIPNAIQVAEWISYILTGKETYLIESDYRPIPLGVHYTTYEKTRRYESTEEEKVNAALEIVETHPDDKFLIFTHTKRTGQLMKTALEKSGFPVQFHNADLLMEDRHKFENEFKTNKDFQILIATSTLAWGCNTPARRVIIVGVHRGLDEVQPYDIWQMAGRSGRPGYDDRGDCYILLPSEHSECQYHMNRLTKNYKVVSRLLDYVGTPTDPHYKTLAFHLVSEIHHGGIKTKDDVTLWYKRSLANFQTHGLDEKIIESTLNLLLKFGAIKEVDGEYKCTSIGMVSSMFYYSPFDVADLRSNFNTLFATNAEDNDIAMAVALGNVDSIRMGIVSRAEKDEMAVWMNKAKIAEKIFGKQFQDTVWKGAYCYFCLMNGLPLGVFTGTARNLQFDFPRLSTVIQMIDQMSGKWGKQGCLNALQKRMQYGVAAHLVPFCELNNVGKVRAEKLWQAGFRNYNDVSRDVDRVQAILKMSRANIESICNQARLMSMGLK; the protein is encoded by the coding sequence ATGCCACCTGTAATTAAACTGAGCGATCAAAATGAATTAGTAAATCCAAAGGACTTCCTATATGGCAAGTTTCCTTTTGATAAGTTCAACCCTGTTCAATCAAGAATCTATGAGATTTACGACAAACAAGCCAACGTAGTGGTTGCATCCACAACCGCTAGTGGCAAAACTGTTTGTGCGGAAATTATTGCTTCTTATGAAATCAGAAAGCATGGTGGTAAGATTGCCTATTTGGCACCCATGAAAGCTTTGGCTAAAGAAAAGACGGACGACTGGGGAGATGCAGACCATCATTTTGCTGACTTAAAGGTAAGTATCTGTACTGGGGATTATCGACTGACCCCGCAACGAAAAAAGGAATTAGACGAAGCCGATATCATTATTTTAACACCAGAAATGATGAATAGTCGAATCCGCAATTATGCCTCTGAGCATAATGAGTGGTTGAAGTCTATTAAGGTGCTAATTCTTGACGAAGCACACCTGCTCACGGTTCCTGGCCGAGGAGATCATCTTGAAGTTGGTTTAATGAAGTTTTGCGAGATAAATCCAGATGCAAGAATAGTTGCTTTGTCTGCTACGATTCCTAATGCCATCCAAGTGGCTGAATGGATTTCATATATTCTCACTGGCAAAGAAACATATTTGATTGAATCTGATTATCGACCCATCCCTTTGGGTGTGCATTATACAACTTATGAAAAAACAAGAAGATATGAGTCAACAGAGGAGGAGAAGGTTAATGCAGCACTGGAAATTGTTGAAACTCATCCTGATGACAAATTTTTAATTTTTACACACACAAAGCGAACCGGACAGTTGATGAAAACCGCCCTAGAGAAGTCGGGATTTCCTGTTCAGTTTCATAACGCTGATTTACTTATGGAGGATAGACATAAGTTTGAGAATGAATTTAAAACAAACAAAGATTTTCAAATTCTGATTGCGACTTCAACTCTTGCTTGGGGATGTAATACACCGGCACGTCGAGTAATTATTGTTGGGGTGCATCGAGGGTTGGATGAGGTTCAGCCTTATGATATTTGGCAAATGGCAGGAAGAAGCGGAAGGCCAGGATATGATGATCGTGGGGATTGTTACATTTTGCTCCCCTCAGAACATTCTGAATGCCAATATCATATGAATCGGCTTACCAAAAATTACAAGGTGGTTTCTAGACTATTGGATTATGTAGGAACGCCTACTGATCCTCATTATAAAACCTTGGCTTTTCATTTGGTATCGGAGATTCATCACGGTGGCATTAAAACAAAGGATGATGTAACTCTTTGGTACAAGAGGAGTTTGGCCAATTTTCAGACGCATGGTTTGGATGAAAAGATTATAGAGTCTACTTTGAATTTGTTGTTGAAATTTGGAGCAATTAAAGAAGTAGATGGAGAATACAAATGCACTTCTATTGGCATGGTTTCCTCCATGTTCTATTATTCACCATTCGATGTGGCCGACCTTCGCAGTAATTTCAATACTTTATTTGCAACAAACGCAGAAGACAATGACATAGCGATGGCTGTAGCATTGGGTAATGTTGACTCTATTCGGATGGGTATTGTGAGTCGGGCTGAAAAAGATGAAATGGCAGTCTGGATGAACAAAGCAAAAATTGCTGAGAAGATATTTGGAAAGCAATTTCAAGATACGGTCTGGAAAGGGGCGTATTGCTATTTTTGTTTGATGAATGGACTGCCGCTGGGGGTGTTCACTGGAACTGCTCGTAATTTGCAGTTTGATTTCCCTCGATTGTCAACAGTGATTCAAATGATCGATCAAATGTCTGGCAAATGGGGAAAACAAGGTTGCCTAAACGCATTACAGAAAAGGATGCAATATGGTGTGGCTGCTCATTTGGTTCCATTCTGTGAGTTGAATAATGTCGGTAAGGTCAGAGCAGAGAAATTATGGCAGGCTGGATTTAGAAATTATAATGACGTTTCTCGTGATGTTGACAGGGTTCAGGCAATTTTGAAGATGAGCCGAGCCAATATTGAATCGATATGTAATCAAGCTAGATTAATGTCAATGGGGCTAAAATGA
- a CDS encoding DUF5664 domain-containing protein produces the protein MSETPTKFDKVMDSGARQEFGTGAVRDTQDGKGRFDLLPYYAITRLAQHFENGARKYGDSNWAKGIPLSRYLDSMLRHAFKFTAGLQDEDHLSAVIWNACCLLETQEMINAGILPKELDNLPNILKNR, from the coding sequence ATGAGCGAGACACCAACTAAATTCGACAAGGTAATGGATTCAGGGGCTAGACAAGAGTTTGGCACCGGGGCTGTTAGGGACACCCAAGATGGCAAGGGAAGGTTTGATTTGTTGCCATATTATGCGATTACCCGACTGGCACAACATTTTGAAAACGGGGCTAGGAAATATGGAGATTCAAATTGGGCAAAGGGTATTCCCCTGAGCAGGTATTTGGATTCTATGCTTCGGCACGCATTTAAATTTACAGCAGGACTACAAGACGAAGATCACCTGAGTGCGGTGATTTGGAACGCTTGCTGTTTATTAGAAACTCAAGAGATGATAAATGCGGGCATTTTGCCAAAAGAACTAGACAATCTTCCAAATATTTTGAAAAATAGATGA
- a CDS encoding HPr family phosphocarrier protein, which yields MTKTLILTYPCGLHARPCTALAALIKPFSAKVILVHNGERAHVSSVLEMLSMGIQSGSEIIFEAEGNDAEKVLQEIGNFIHTLNTKEHW from the coding sequence GTGACAAAAACCCTTATTTTAACATATCCTTGCGGCTTACATGCTCGACCATGCACAGCGTTGGCAGCGTTAATTAAGCCATTTTCAGCTAAAGTAATACTTGTACATAATGGCGAAAGAGCACATGTTAGCTCTGTGTTGGAAATGCTTTCTATGGGCATTCAATCAGGCAGCGAAATAATTTTTGAGGCAGAAGGTAATGATGCTGAAAAGGTATTGCAGGAGATTGGAAATTTTATTCATACATTAAACACCAAAGAACATTGGTAG
- a CDS encoding endonuclease VII domain-containing protein codes for MLKKIKNKQGGLKQDIKASKMCSVHSDRPVWARGLCKSCYDKWLKQNNPEYLKKQKDNCVEWTKKNKQRKKQVQKEWVAKKDKDYNHIKKLRQYGLTIDDYSFMLEQQGGGCAICGKPPKEGKRLHVDHDHNCGKIRGLLCFRCNFGLSYFAEDYQTLQRASEYIRNSAIMGDILEQRMEEREVVKNAQQEKVQSIIASKT; via the coding sequence GTGTTAAAGAAAATTAAAAACAAACAGGGTGGATTGAAGCAAGATATAAAAGCCAGTAAAATGTGTTCTGTGCATAGCGATAGGCCAGTTTGGGCAAGAGGGTTGTGCAAGAGTTGTTATGACAAATGGCTTAAGCAAAATAATCCAGAGTATTTAAAGAAACAGAAGGATAATTGTGTAGAGTGGACCAAAAAAAACAAGCAACGCAAGAAGCAAGTTCAAAAAGAGTGGGTAGCCAAAAAAGACAAAGACTACAACCATATCAAAAAACTCAGACAGTATGGGTTGACTATAGATGATTATAGTTTTATGCTTGAGCAACAAGGCGGTGGGTGTGCTATTTGTGGTAAGCCGCCTAAGGAAGGCAAGCGATTACATGTAGATCACGATCATAACTGTGGAAAAATTAGAGGGCTGTTGTGCTTTAGGTGTAATTTTGGTCTTTCTTATTTCGCTGAGGATTATCAAACTCTACAAAGAGCTTCGGAATATATACGCAATAGTGCCATAATGGGTGATATTTTAGAACAAAGAATGGAAGAGCGGGAAGTCGTAAAAAACGCACAACAAGAAAAAGTGCAGTCTATAATCGCAAGTAAAACATAA
- a CDS encoding AAA family ATPase translates to MNLTQEQKNIIANLIQFKKPVQTLGGYAGTGKTTLISQLVKTLPHFAVCAFTGKAASVLRQKGVPASTIHSLIYHPMVDDEGHLMRDHHGNPIFARVPSLDASGIIVDEASMISRDLYEDLVSFHIPIIFVGDHGQLEPVGKDINLMAKPDFVLETIHRNAGEIARFCEFIRNGYRPAAFRPSFEGKVRFLSRFQADAYLTKVDQIICAFNKTRVQLNKKTRGLKGFTGDYPLVGDRVMCLRNNRKIGLFNGMQGDCKFLYTKKNRMHFRSDEGTLFDVIFDPSNFNVEKYELQGNKDDPDPFDFCNAVTAHKAQGSEWPSVMVFEQRGGQWDHVRWAYTAASRAQEILYWVAM, encoded by the coding sequence TTGAATTTAACACAAGAACAAAAAAATATTATCGCCAATCTCATACAATTTAAGAAGCCTGTTCAAACATTGGGCGGGTATGCTGGAACTGGCAAAACGACACTTATTTCTCAATTGGTCAAAACACTGCCTCATTTTGCCGTGTGTGCTTTTACCGGCAAAGCAGCCAGTGTTTTGAGGCAAAAAGGAGTTCCAGCCAGCACAATTCACAGCCTTATTTACCATCCAATGGTAGATGATGAAGGGCATTTGATGCGTGACCATCACGGCAATCCAATCTTTGCCAGAGTGCCTTCTTTAGATGCTTCTGGTATTATTGTAGATGAAGCATCTATGATTAGTAGGGATTTATATGAAGATTTGGTAAGCTTCCATATTCCTATTATTTTTGTGGGCGACCACGGGCAATTGGAGCCAGTGGGCAAGGATATCAACCTTATGGCCAAGCCCGATTTTGTGTTAGAAACTATTCATCGTAATGCTGGTGAGATTGCTCGCTTCTGCGAATTCATCAGAAATGGTTATCGACCTGCTGCATTCCGACCATCGTTTGAAGGCAAAGTGCGGTTTCTTAGTCGTTTTCAAGCTGATGCATACCTTACAAAAGTGGATCAAATTATTTGTGCATTCAATAAAACCAGAGTGCAATTAAATAAAAAGACAAGAGGGTTAAAGGGATTTACTGGAGATTATCCACTGGTTGGTGATCGAGTAATGTGTCTTCGCAATAATCGAAAAATTGGATTATTTAACGGCATGCAGGGTGATTGTAAGTTTCTTTATACAAAGAAAAATCGGATGCATTTTAGAAGTGATGAAGGCACGCTTTTTGATGTGATTTTTGATCCTTCGAATTTCAATGTGGAAAAATATGAACTTCAAGGCAACAAAGACGATCCTGATCCATTTGATTTTTGCAATGCTGTTACAGCACACAAAGCCCAAGGCTCAGAATGGCCTTCAGTTATGGTTTTTGAACAACGGGGTGGACAGTGGGATCACGTTAGGTGGGCTTATACTGCTGCCTCTAGGGCTCAGGAAATTCTTTATTGGGTAGCAATGTAA
- a CDS encoding DUF192 domain-containing protein — MRTFFESIQKRVHLRFVATTGPEHAQGLMHQEPLKHNEGALFVYEAPSKSKFWNKNVNFPIEIGFFDINKKLVDIRQLQANQTQEIGCKQEFVYALEVSTGFFSQKDIGKSLDDFILS; from the coding sequence ATGAGAACATTCTTCGAATCCATTCAAAAACGTGTGCATCTTCGCTTTGTGGCTACCACTGGTCCTGAGCATGCTCAGGGCCTAATGCACCAAGAGCCATTAAAACATAACGAAGGTGCCCTTTTTGTTTATGAAGCCCCGTCAAAATCAAAATTTTGGAACAAGAACGTAAACTTTCCCATAGAAATTGGTTTCTTTGATATCAATAAAAAATTAGTTGATATTCGACAATTACAAGCCAATCAAACACAAGAAATTGGCTGCAAACAAGAGTTTGTTTATGCTTTGGAAGTTTCTACCGGATTTTTTTCACAAAAAGATATTGGCAAATCATTGGATGACTTCATACTAAGCTAA
- a CDS encoding CCA tRNA nucleotidyltransferase, which yields MQFLESKEVRMHLSINLPEDIHVIHRVFKKSGKHLYLVGGAVRDAVLGKQPKDFDLATNAQPTEVMEILKAGGINHTKGAVGNQFGVVIASIGNEDYEIATFRKDSGSRQVADKFSHIQDDAERRDLTINALYYDLDSHEVVDLVGGLQDLKERRVKTVGDPDQRFGEDALRVLRYVRFYCRVNHGDIRGIDEATRAAIEKRVNNGLASDNGVAVAPERVRDEFIKGLKSAKSVVGYVSLYHQLGLLQKYVFPGLVVSHDYVETKNPVILVAHLLRLNDVEKIRRKLNQLKYTNDEVDNVVYLVNLLHLPNIQDKLKEHPAFLWSLRKGQRDMSPEDLEAWSQLHGLDTRAIQQLRTHQLMNRDEVPGAAELQGKEIGQHIMQHNTKEMLRKMGFREWLRS from the coding sequence ATGCAATTTTTAGAAAGTAAAGAAGTGCGAATGCACCTGTCAATCAATTTGCCAGAGGATATTCATGTTATTCATAGAGTATTTAAAAAATCGGGCAAACATCTATATTTGGTGGGAGGTGCAGTACGAGATGCAGTATTGGGAAAACAGCCCAAAGATTTCGATTTAGCCACGAATGCACAGCCCACAGAAGTAATGGAAATTCTTAAAGCTGGTGGCATTAACCATACCAAAGGTGCTGTAGGAAATCAATTCGGGGTGGTTATAGCCTCAATTGGTAATGAAGATTATGAAATTGCCACTTTTCGCAAGGATTCTGGCAGTCGTCAAGTAGCTGATAAATTTTCCCATATCCAAGACGATGCCGAAAGAAGAGATTTAACAATCAACGCTCTTTATTATGATTTAGACAGTCATGAAGTGGTTGATTTGGTTGGCGGATTACAAGACTTGAAAGAGCGACGTGTTAAAACTGTGGGTGATCCCGACCAACGGTTTGGCGAGGATGCTCTGAGAGTTTTAAGATATGTGCGGTTCTATTGCCGTGTAAATCATGGCGACATCAGAGGCATTGATGAAGCAACTCGTGCGGCTATTGAAAAACGAGTCAATAATGGGCTGGCAAGCGATAATGGCGTGGCTGTGGCACCCGAGCGGGTCAGAGACGAATTTATTAAGGGTTTAAAATCTGCTAAATCAGTTGTGGGTTATGTAAGTCTCTATCATCAATTAGGATTGTTGCAAAAATATGTATTTCCAGGGTTAGTGGTCAGCCATGATTATGTGGAGACCAAGAATCCTGTTATATTGGTTGCCCATCTGTTGCGGCTCAATGATGTGGAAAAGATCAGAAGAAAATTAAATCAATTAAAATACACTAATGATGAAGTGGACAATGTGGTGTATTTGGTCAATTTGCTTCATTTGCCCAATATTCAAGATAAGCTAAAAGAGCATCCTGCCTTCTTGTGGAGTCTGAGAAAAGGGCAGCGGGATATGTCACCTGAGGATTTGGAAGCATGGAGTCAGTTGCATGGTCTGGATACTCGTGCTATTCAACAGTTGCGAACACACCAATTGATGAACAGGGATGAAGTTCCAGGGGCAGCCGAATTACAAGGCAAAGAAATTGGGCAACATATTATGCAACATAACACCAAGGAAATGTTGCGTAAGATGGGATTTAGGGAATGGCTAAGATCATGA
- a CDS encoding TIGR02452 family protein produces the protein MIQLYSEGFSFVPSPVVEQTQFSVVDNDTFTTAAEFDHACCLNFASHKRPGGGYESVRNLRMPIRTQEEDLFRRSNLPELLDIPEIHKYYPLPRNGLDAIYCSNVVVNKDKQLDPVDPYSVAVISMPAVVNPEPKDTLLIVNRIRRILEIAAVHNHKHLILGAWGCGIFNNSPAMIATTFKVFLKGGEFDKVFENVVFAIPGKDSENHKIFQDIIA, from the coding sequence ATGATTCAATTATATTCAGAGGGGTTCTCATTTGTGCCATCTCCTGTGGTGGAGCAGACACAATTCTCAGTTGTTGATAATGACACATTCACAACAGCCGCTGAGTTTGACCACGCTTGTTGTTTAAATTTTGCTTCTCATAAGCGTCCTGGTGGGGGCTACGAATCAGTTCGCAATTTGCGTATGCCGATTCGCACTCAAGAAGAAGACCTTTTTCGTCGTTCCAATTTGCCAGAATTGTTAGATATTCCTGAGATTCATAAATACTATCCTCTTCCTCGCAATGGACTAGATGCTATATATTGCTCTAATGTGGTGGTGAATAAAGACAAGCAATTAGACCCTGTTGATCCTTATTCGGTAGCTGTAATTTCCATGCCAGCGGTGGTTAATCCCGAGCCAAAAGACACTTTGCTGATTGTGAATCGTATTCGTCGCATTCTTGAAATTGCCGCTGTTCACAACCACAAACATTTAATTCTTGGAGCATGGGGATGTGGAATATTTAATAATTCTCCCGCCATGATTGCTACTACATTTAAGGTGTTTTTGAAGGGTGGTGAATTTGACAAAGTGTTTGAAAACGTAGTGTTTGCCATCCCAGGGAAAGATTCAGAGAATCACAAGATATTTCAGGACATTATTGCGTGA